In Halobaculum sp. XH14, a single genomic region encodes these proteins:
- the rio1 gene encoding serine/threonine-protein kinase Rio1: MTGEFGLVDPEEAEVPGDEWESLDVSDDEADRIARRQDDEFDEFRIRVKDTEQFKIEASVFDDATLAAVYKLVQDGHIGAFGGPISTGKEANVYEALGDDGEELAVKVYRIGTSNFRHMREYLEGDPRFEGIGSDKKKVVLAWVRKEFANLRRAKAAGVRVPDPIAVQRNVLVMDLVGHADDRARRLSEVDVENPETAYEVVREYMRRLYSAGLVHGDLSEYNMIIHEGELVVIDLGQAVTVHHPNAREFLERDCENVAAFFSRQGMAVTGAELQEYVTAPEPEPSADLE, encoded by the coding sequence ATGACAGGGGAGTTCGGGCTCGTCGATCCCGAGGAGGCCGAGGTGCCGGGCGACGAGTGGGAGTCGCTCGACGTCTCGGACGACGAGGCCGACCGCATCGCCCGGCGGCAGGACGACGAGTTCGACGAGTTCCGGATCAGGGTCAAGGACACCGAGCAGTTCAAGATCGAGGCGTCGGTGTTCGACGACGCGACGCTCGCGGCCGTCTACAAGCTCGTCCAGGACGGCCACATCGGCGCGTTCGGCGGCCCCATCTCGACCGGGAAGGAGGCGAACGTGTACGAGGCGCTCGGGGACGACGGGGAGGAACTCGCGGTGAAGGTGTACCGCATCGGCACCTCGAACTTCCGGCACATGCGCGAGTACCTGGAGGGCGACCCACGCTTCGAGGGCATCGGCTCGGACAAGAAGAAGGTCGTGCTCGCGTGGGTGCGAAAGGAGTTCGCCAACCTCCGCCGCGCGAAGGCCGCGGGCGTCCGCGTTCCCGACCCCATCGCCGTCCAGCGGAACGTGCTCGTGATGGACCTGGTCGGTCACGCCGACGACCGGGCGCGCCGGCTCTCGGAGGTCGACGTGGAGAACCCCGAGACGGCCTACGAGGTCGTCCGCGAGTACATGCGCCGGCTCTACTCGGCCGGCCTCGTTCACGGCGACCTCTCGGAGTACAACATGATCATCCACGAGGGCGAACTCGTCGTCATCGACCTCGGGCAGGCGGTGACGGTCCACCACCCGAACGCGCGCGAGTTCCTCGAACGCGACTGCGAGAACGTCGCCGCCTTCTTCTCCCGGCAGGGGATGGCCGTCACGGGCGCGGAACTGCAGGAGTACGTCACCGCGCCCGAGCCGGAGCCGTCGGCGGATCTGGAGTGA